From Halodesulfovibrio aestuarii DSM 17919 = ATCC 29578, one genomic window encodes:
- a CDS encoding sigma-54-dependent transcriptional regulator codes for MMFRILIIDDDPNISNIISQLADDSGYEHHTASNLTDGLVLLQTHAFDLVFLDVRLPDGSGLNALPRIRASKEQPDVIIITGAGDPDGAELAIQNGAWDYIEKGSSLKQITFSMERALKFRERNKEWSQRVIKRDALIGDSPAMHPVLENLSVAATGDASVLITGETGTGKEVVARTVHENSNRANGPFVVLDCASIPENLVEGELFGHIKGSFTGATTSQKGVIEQADGGTLFLDEVGELPLPTQSAFLRVLQEKRYRPIGSTSEKTSNFRLVAATNRNLEKMCEEGTFRTDLYYRLKSCSMELPPLHNRLEDVPALAEFHTERLCSKYSTPAKKLSDELVTMLMHYEWPGNVRELVQTLERTIMRAKGEPILYPEHLPVDIRARAAGKMLRPQEEELLLTNQDDSNILKPVPADVISSLFSGEFPSFKTFRTTCVAQIEKVYLENLIRQANGSIKEACKLSGLSRTRLYVLMKEHNISK; via the coding sequence ATGATGTTTCGTATTTTGATCATTGATGATGACCCCAACATTTCTAACATCATATCACAACTTGCTGATGATAGTGGGTATGAACACCACACCGCCAGTAATTTAACAGACGGCCTTGTTCTGCTGCAAACTCACGCATTTGACCTTGTCTTTCTTGATGTTCGTCTCCCTGACGGCAGCGGACTGAACGCCTTGCCGCGTATCCGTGCATCTAAAGAACAACCAGATGTTATTATCATAACAGGCGCAGGCGATCCTGACGGTGCAGAGTTGGCTATCCAGAATGGTGCGTGGGACTACATTGAAAAAGGTAGCAGCCTAAAACAAATAACCTTTTCTATGGAACGCGCACTAAAATTCAGAGAGCGTAACAAAGAATGGTCACAACGCGTCATCAAACGGGATGCTCTCATTGGTGACAGCCCTGCTATGCACCCAGTTCTGGAAAACCTTTCAGTTGCAGCCACCGGCGATGCCAGCGTTCTCATTACGGGTGAAACCGGCACAGGCAAGGAAGTAGTTGCCCGTACTGTTCATGAAAACAGCAACCGCGCCAACGGGCCTTTTGTGGTACTAGATTGCGCCTCTATCCCTGAAAACCTCGTGGAAGGAGAACTGTTCGGACACATCAAGGGGTCTTTCACAGGTGCAACAACATCCCAAAAGGGCGTTATCGAACAAGCTGATGGCGGCACTCTCTTCTTAGATGAAGTGGGGGAACTCCCCCTCCCTACACAATCCGCATTCCTGCGAGTTCTGCAAGAAAAACGATACCGCCCGATTGGTTCAACTTCTGAAAAGACAAGTAATTTCCGTCTGGTTGCAGCAACCAACCGTAATCTTGAAAAGATGTGTGAGGAAGGAACATTCCGAACAGACTTGTATTATCGTCTCAAATCCTGCTCCATGGAACTTCCGCCGCTTCATAATCGACTGGAAGATGTTCCCGCGCTCGCTGAATTTCACACAGAACGACTTTGTTCAAAGTATAGCACTCCTGCCAAAAAGCTCTCGGATGAACTCGTCACAATGCTTATGCATTACGAATGGCCGGGTAATGTTCGTGAATTAGTACAAACCCTTGAACGTACCATTATGCGTGCAAAAGGCGAACCAATACTCTATCCGGAACATCTACCTGTAGACATCCGCGCACGCGCCGCAGGTAAAATGCTACGCCCGCAAGAAGAGGAACTTCTACTGACAAATCAGGACGACTCAAACATCCTGAAGCCTGTGCCTGCAGATGTCATCTCCTCGCTTTTCAGCGGCGAATTCCCTTCATTCAAGACTTTCAGAACAACCTGCGTTGCGCAGATTGAAAAAGTATATCTGGAAAATCTTATCCGTCAGGCCAACGGTTCTATTAAGGAAGCATGTAAATTATCCGGCCTGTCCCGAACCCGCCTCTATGTTCTTATGAAGGAACATAATATTTCTAAGTAA
- the dctP gene encoding TRAP transporter substrate-binding protein DctP, translating into MKRIAALMLCFAAAFGLTACTGGNDQPAPKAKKDEKMVLKLATQHPTEHMAQKSAERIKARIEKETNGRIEIKIYPANQLGDASQLYEEVIRGSIDFAHITVPDQFDARLGVGFLPYIARDYEQARKVYDKNAFLPKEMAKMHDALGVKFLGYYGEGFIGVGTVKPLENANKPGVEKGFMIRVPGLDVFKFGAEELGFRTTSLPYTDVYSALQTGVVDGWLGGPPNLNYLGFRDVIKHYYQYNVNFESTQYVMNKKLFESLTPEDQKIIESAFGDESQNSFLMAESEDEMYRKKLAESGIEVIMFTTQELEQMADYVRAKAWPRLEKNLTPELLNGIKESYTK; encoded by the coding sequence ATGAAACGTATTGCTGCTCTAATGCTTTGCTTTGCAGCTGCTTTTGGTCTTACCGCATGTACCGGCGGAAACGACCAGCCAGCACCTAAAGCTAAGAAAGATGAAAAGATGGTTCTCAAGCTTGCTACCCAGCATCCAACCGAACATATGGCTCAAAAATCAGCTGAGCGTATTAAAGCCCGCATTGAAAAAGAAACTAATGGCCGTATCGAAATTAAAATCTACCCGGCTAACCAGCTTGGCGACGCAAGCCAGCTTTACGAAGAAGTTATCCGTGGTTCTATTGATTTCGCACACATCACCGTACCTGATCAATTTGACGCTCGTCTCGGTGTAGGCTTCCTTCCTTATATTGCGCGAGACTACGAACAGGCTCGCAAGGTTTATGACAAAAACGCATTTCTGCCAAAAGAAATGGCAAAAATGCATGACGCTCTTGGCGTTAAATTCCTTGGATACTACGGTGAAGGTTTCATCGGCGTAGGTACTGTTAAGCCGCTTGAAAATGCCAACAAACCTGGCGTTGAAAAAGGCTTTATGATCCGTGTACCGGGTCTTGACGTATTTAAATTCGGCGCAGAAGAACTTGGCTTCCGTACAACCTCCCTCCCATACACTGACGTTTACTCTGCACTGCAGACCGGCGTTGTTGACGGTTGGCTTGGCGGACCTCCAAACCTTAACTACCTCGGCTTCCGCGATGTAATTAAGCATTACTACCAGTACAACGTAAACTTCGAGTCTACCCAGTACGTAATGAATAAAAAACTCTTCGAAAGCCTGACCCCGGAAGATCAGAAAATTATCGAATCTGCATTTGGTGACGAATCCCAGAATTCATTCCTCATGGCTGAAAGCGAAGACGAAATGTACCGCAAAAAGCTTGCTGAATCAGGTATTGAAGTAATTATGTTCACAACTCAGGAGCTTGAGCAAATGGCAGACTATGTTCGTGCTAAGGCATGGCCACGTCTTGAAAAGAACCTCACTCCTGAACTCCTCAACGGAATTAAAGAGTCTTACACCAAGTAA
- a CDS encoding TRAP transporter small permease gives MNKSLQHALSIPWKGLDLFQKFVMASTSIIIVGMICYTITIRYIFGSDFYGSEELISMLAFWLYFMGAAQGSREKSQISADLLSCYIQNPTIRGSVLLLKDAITCAICLLFTFWALQFVSWALVMHPKSPVFRLPMLIPQAAVGLGFVLMSLYHVTYFVQDLISFIKGERFGCSGDF, from the coding sequence ATGAATAAATCTCTCCAACATGCTCTAAGCATTCCATGGAAAGGACTCGACCTTTTCCAAAAATTCGTAATGGCGAGCACCAGCATAATTATTGTCGGCATGATCTGTTACACCATTACAATCCGTTACATTTTTGGCTCTGACTTTTATGGTTCAGAAGAACTTATCTCTATGCTGGCTTTTTGGCTCTATTTTATGGGTGCCGCACAAGGAAGCCGCGAAAAAAGCCAAATTTCTGCAGACCTGCTCTCCTGCTACATCCAAAACCCAACGATTAGAGGCTCAGTTCTTCTTCTTAAAGATGCTATCACCTGTGCCATTTGTCTTCTCTTCACCTTCTGGGCGCTGCAATTTGTGTCCTGGGCGTTGGTAATGCATCCAAAATCCCCTGTATTCCGCCTGCCTATGCTCATTCCACAAGCAGCTGTCGGTCTGGGATTTGTTCTCATGTCTCTGTATCATGTCACATATTTCGTACAAGATCTTATCTCCTTTATTAAAGGTGAAAGATTCGGCTGTTCGGGGGATTTTTAA
- a CDS encoding TRAP transporter large permease: protein MSITIAIAIAILVFTLFIGVPIPFAFFSSAAYLIFQGNYDPSFLLPYGFAKMNSVVLLTIPLFIMAGGVMDKGGIGDKLIDVVDIIAGRIRGGLGVVCVITCAIFGAVSGSSSATVSCIGSIMMPKLKRAGYPTGHAAALLASSGVLGILIPPSMLMILYAWMGNQSVLACFLAAFVPGVILTTLLSLVNLYMLRNNKNIQITEHGDFATTSKLFFKKSAKASPALMMPVIILGGIYGGIMTPTEAAAAAVLYAIPVALFVYRGLKARDLMKTLIESATTTGVIMAMTFAVMILSRLYIMEDLPSQVMSVLTSVSENKYVILMMINVFMLIMGMLMDDVSGVLLGTPLLLPLVTQLGVDPIHFAAIMGVNLGMGNVTPPTAPLLYLSGRISGARVNTMLKPTMILILFAWLPTLLITTYIPEVSLWLVKLAMG from the coding sequence ATGTCTATCACAATTGCAATTGCAATCGCTATCTTGGTATTCACACTATTCATAGGTGTACCAATTCCGTTTGCATTCTTCAGTTCTGCTGCCTACTTAATTTTTCAGGGCAATTATGACCCTAGCTTCCTGCTGCCATACGGCTTCGCAAAAATGAACTCTGTTGTTCTGCTTACCATTCCGCTCTTTATTATGGCGGGTGGTGTTATGGACAAGGGGGGCATCGGCGACAAGCTTATTGATGTTGTCGATATTATCGCTGGCCGTATTCGCGGCGGACTTGGCGTAGTATGCGTTATCACTTGTGCTATCTTTGGTGCAGTATCCGGTTCTTCTTCCGCAACCGTATCCTGTATCGGCTCTATCATGATGCCTAAGCTCAAACGTGCAGGCTACCCTACCGGACATGCTGCGGCGCTCCTCGCAAGCTCCGGCGTACTTGGTATCCTTATCCCACCTTCCATGCTTATGATTTTGTACGCATGGATGGGTAACCAGTCCGTACTTGCTTGCTTCCTCGCAGCATTTGTTCCGGGTGTTATCCTTACGACACTGCTCAGCCTTGTTAACCTGTACATGCTGCGCAACAACAAAAACATTCAAATTACAGAACACGGTGACTTTGCCACCACCAGCAAACTCTTCTTTAAAAAAAGTGCGAAGGCATCTCCGGCTCTTATGATGCCTGTCATCATTCTCGGCGGCATCTACGGCGGGATCATGACTCCTACAGAAGCCGCTGCAGCTGCTGTACTGTATGCTATCCCTGTTGCACTGTTCGTCTACCGCGGCCTTAAGGCCCGAGATCTTATGAAGACTCTTATTGAGTCTGCAACAACTACCGGCGTTATTATGGCTATGACCTTTGCGGTTATGATCCTTTCACGCCTGTATATTATGGAAGATCTGCCATCTCAGGTAATGTCCGTTCTTACTTCCGTATCTGAAAACAAATACGTCATCCTTATGATGATCAACGTGTTCATGCTCATTATGGGTATGCTCATGGACGACGTTTCCGGTGTTCTTCTCGGCACGCCGCTGCTGCTGCCGCTTGTAACACAACTTGGTGTTGACCCGATCCACTTTGCAGCCATCATGGGTGTAAACCTCGGCATGGGTAACGTTACCCCGCCAACAGCGCCATTGCTTTACCTTTCCGGTCGAATCTCCGGTGCACGAGTAAACACCATGCTAAAACCAACGATGATCCTTATTCTATTTGCATGGCTTCCGACACTTCTTATCACCACCTACATCCCTGAAGTTTCACTCTGGCTTGTTAAACTTGCCATGGGTTAA
- a CDS encoding L-serine ammonia-lyase, with protein MQSIKELYRIGIGPSSSHTMGPKFAAERFLAAHPQAASYRVHLFESMGATGKGHLTDWAILQVLGEDRTGIVWRPDDKLPDHPNGMIFEALDAEGNITADYTVYSVGGGALREPGAKSETTTAVYDLTTIASIMEHCSDAGLTYWEYVENCEGKEIWDFLKEVWEVMSASIEHGLSNQGVLPGSIGLRRQAWNYLKKSKLSGKELQQTGLVTAYALAVSEENAGGGTIVTAPTCGSCGIVPAVLRYLSEKHETTEKDILRALATAALFGNVIKHNGSISGAEVGCQGEVGSACSMAAAAATQLLGGSIKQIEYAAEMGLEHHLGLTCDPVDGLVQIPCIERNACAATRALSLAEMSLFSDGTHRIPFDEVVAVMTKTGHDLPSLYRETSTGGLAVAYADRKSCKGCKGCD; from the coding sequence ATGCAGAGCATCAAAGAATTATATCGTATCGGTATCGGGCCTTCCTCATCCCATACAATGGGCCCGAAGTTTGCTGCAGAGCGTTTTTTAGCCGCTCACCCGCAGGCTGCAAGCTACAGAGTCCACTTGTTTGAAAGCATGGGAGCCACCGGTAAAGGACACCTTACAGACTGGGCTATCCTTCAAGTTCTTGGCGAAGACCGCACTGGAATTGTATGGCGTCCAGACGACAAGCTTCCTGACCATCCGAACGGAATGATTTTTGAGGCTCTGGATGCTGAAGGTAACATAACAGCTGACTACACCGTTTACTCTGTAGGTGGCGGCGCGCTGCGCGAGCCGGGGGCTAAAAGCGAAACAACCACAGCAGTATACGATCTTACGACCATAGCTTCCATCATGGAACACTGCTCTGATGCTGGACTTACCTACTGGGAATACGTTGAAAACTGCGAAGGAAAGGAAATTTGGGATTTCCTCAAAGAGGTCTGGGAAGTTATGTCCGCTTCGATTGAGCATGGGCTCTCCAATCAGGGAGTACTTCCAGGCTCAATCGGACTTCGCCGTCAAGCATGGAACTATCTCAAAAAAAGTAAACTTTCCGGAAAAGAATTGCAGCAGACAGGTCTAGTCACTGCATACGCGTTAGCTGTTTCTGAAGAAAACGCCGGAGGGGGAACTATTGTTACAGCACCAACATGCGGTTCCTGCGGAATAGTACCTGCAGTGCTGCGTTATCTTAGTGAAAAACATGAGACCACAGAAAAAGACATCTTGCGCGCCCTTGCCACTGCCGCTCTCTTCGGTAATGTCATCAAGCACAACGGTTCTATTTCAGGTGCAGAAGTTGGCTGTCAGGGTGAAGTAGGTTCAGCCTGTTCCATGGCCGCTGCGGCTGCTACCCAGCTTTTAGGCGGTTCCATCAAGCAAATTGAATATGCCGCAGAAATGGGACTGGAACACCACTTAGGACTCACCTGCGACCCTGTTGACGGGCTGGTACAAATTCCATGCATTGAACGCAATGCATGTGCTGCAACCCGTGCACTTTCCCTTGCGGAAATGTCTCTCTTCTCAGATGGTACGCATCGAATACCATTTGACGAAGTTGTAGCTGTTATGACCAAAACCGGTCACGACCTCCCAAGTCTCTACCGTGAGACTTCTACCGGAGGCCTTGCTGTCGCCTATGCTGACAGAAAGTCATGCAAAGGCTGCAAGGGCTGCGACTAA
- a CDS encoding carbonic anhydrase, whose translation MRDRTPESALKALQEGNKRFVVNESEHPRSSYEQTIMAKGIDQNFHAVATVVACSDSRMPVERIFDIGIMDAFVVRAAGNVIGVDQTGSVEYGVGVVDTPLLVILGHTNCGAVQATIDKLYGSKDDLTPSINAIIAKIKPAVLSVLNREDGLNGQSVLDASVEQNVWQGLHDLFMQSKLVRDKYVNGDVKIAGGVYDLHTGEVRWLNEKNVAVTFADVQLKLENKVN comes from the coding sequence ATGCGCGATAGAACTCCAGAAAGCGCGCTCAAGGCCTTGCAAGAGGGGAATAAACGATTCGTTGTAAACGAGTCGGAACACCCACGCTCGAGCTATGAGCAAACAATTATGGCAAAGGGAATCGATCAGAACTTCCACGCGGTGGCGACTGTTGTCGCTTGTTCTGACTCACGTATGCCTGTTGAACGAATCTTTGATATCGGAATAATGGATGCCTTTGTTGTCCGTGCTGCCGGTAATGTCATTGGAGTCGATCAAACAGGTTCTGTAGAATATGGTGTCGGGGTTGTAGATACTCCTTTACTTGTTATTCTCGGGCATACAAATTGTGGTGCTGTACAAGCTACTATTGATAAGCTGTATGGTAGTAAAGATGATCTGACTCCGAGTATCAATGCAATTATTGCAAAGATTAAACCTGCCGTTCTTAGTGTTCTTAATAGAGAAGATGGGTTGAATGGGCAGAGCGTTCTTGATGCCTCTGTGGAGCAGAATGTATGGCAGGGACTGCATGACTTGTTTATGCAGAGCAAGCTCGTTCGTGACAAGTACGTTAATGGCGATGTGAAAATTGCTGGTGGCGTATATGATTTGCATACTGGTGAGGTTCGCTGGCTTAATGAAAAAAACGTTGCAGTTACTTTTGCCGATGTGCAGCTTAAATTGGAAAATAAGGTAAATTAG
- a CDS encoding LPS-assembly protein LptD produces MLVSLRKAVVVFFVCAFTMLAVTAGESATLTATNEDQEAVEWQLAAEKVSTLNDADVIEAEGDVVLKQGNDYLKADFARYYAATNWVYLSGNVEVFMNNDNLSAETAEFDLGKKIGWMKNGKVFMAGPHMYFSGKRIQKNWGDSYTFNNAKITVCDGDKPAWSLNTDKATLELEGYAIINGADVEIRDYPVLPLPYFVLPVKTRRESGLLRPDFGSTDRLGFWVTQPYFWAIDQDRDMTFYAQYMSKRGFMPGVEYRSRTSSENQLWVRADWLNDAKTVDDTADASDFGYDDLLRTNANRYWVRGMYDGEFPDPRWKFKADIDFVSDQDMLREFNSTTAGFDDSQDEVENRFGRSLNDISDPIRTSRLLLTRDWDRFGAALLGEYNQNSALGHGNKKHSTDTTLQRLPEFDAYLFRNRIPGLEQIPFTLTADFQSVQFAREEGTDGNRIDVMPMLGLPIVTSYGTITPEVGMQQVWYNTTDRDPLTTENGDDSRDNRTLFKFGVSGYTELARVYSYEPTLVATQDNAGETELLGLKHAIQPRFEYRHVSGSNESDTPNYDYVDHLGNEDELTVSLVNILTRKRAMVLSGDEEKGIEPSLQTLYSELLWFRLLQSYDFEEAKRDEGTLIEDESYERRPWSDLEGELRFYPWSHVWFSSRTFYSYYDNQINRHDHTLTLAAPEYGKFSTGVDFRYNLDKNLDYAGTGLRNLNVWKNRLSVDMFRPLRLEAYYEYDFEKKEAYEQSYSLIYDHQCFRLIFKAKFTPFDDSYNVYLELPGLTF; encoded by the coding sequence ATGTTAGTATCGCTTCGCAAAGCAGTTGTGGTCTTTTTTGTTTGTGCCTTCACCATGTTGGCTGTTACAGCCGGGGAGAGTGCAACGCTTACAGCGACAAATGAAGATCAGGAAGCTGTTGAGTGGCAGCTCGCCGCAGAGAAAGTATCGACACTTAACGACGCGGACGTCATTGAAGCTGAAGGGGATGTCGTTCTTAAGCAGGGTAATGATTATCTAAAAGCTGATTTCGCCCGATACTATGCCGCTACCAACTGGGTATATTTATCCGGTAATGTTGAGGTGTTCATGAATAATGATAACCTGAGTGCGGAAACTGCTGAGTTTGATCTGGGCAAAAAGATTGGCTGGATGAAGAATGGCAAGGTCTTTATGGCCGGCCCGCATATGTATTTTTCCGGTAAGCGAATTCAGAAGAACTGGGGGGACTCGTACACTTTTAATAATGCGAAAATTACCGTGTGCGATGGTGATAAGCCTGCATGGTCATTGAATACAGATAAAGCGACCCTTGAATTGGAAGGGTATGCGATTATTAACGGCGCGGATGTAGAGATCCGTGATTATCCTGTTCTTCCTCTCCCTTACTTTGTCTTGCCTGTAAAAACACGTCGAGAGTCTGGACTGCTTCGTCCTGATTTTGGTAGCACAGACCGTTTAGGTTTCTGGGTTACCCAACCATATTTTTGGGCCATTGATCAAGATCGTGATATGACGTTCTATGCACAGTATATGAGTAAACGCGGCTTTATGCCGGGAGTTGAATATCGTTCCCGAACTTCAAGTGAAAATCAGTTATGGGTACGTGCAGACTGGCTTAACGATGCAAAAACTGTAGACGATACTGCTGATGCCAGTGACTTTGGGTATGATGATCTTTTACGAACGAACGCGAACCGTTACTGGGTTCGTGGTATGTATGATGGTGAATTTCCAGATCCGCGTTGGAAGTTTAAAGCAGACATAGATTTTGTCTCAGATCAGGATATGTTGAGAGAATTTAACTCTACTACTGCTGGTTTTGATGACTCGCAAGACGAAGTAGAGAATCGTTTCGGGCGTTCTTTGAATGATATAAGTGATCCAATTCGTACATCTCGTTTGCTTCTTACACGTGATTGGGATCGATTTGGTGCCGCGTTGCTTGGTGAGTATAATCAGAATTCTGCGTTGGGTCATGGAAATAAAAAGCACTCAACAGATACGACCTTGCAGCGTTTACCTGAGTTTGATGCTTATCTTTTTAGAAACAGAATTCCCGGGTTAGAACAGATTCCTTTCACACTGACTGCGGATTTTCAGTCTGTGCAATTTGCTCGTGAGGAAGGCACTGATGGCAATCGCATTGATGTGATGCCGATGCTTGGTCTTCCAATTGTAACTTCATACGGCACAATTACTCCTGAAGTCGGGATGCAACAGGTCTGGTATAATACGACGGATCGTGATCCGCTCACGACGGAAAATGGAGATGACAGCAGGGACAACCGTACTCTCTTCAAATTTGGTGTTTCCGGCTATACAGAGCTTGCGCGAGTGTATAGTTACGAGCCGACGTTGGTAGCAACGCAGGATAATGCAGGTGAAACTGAGCTTCTTGGTCTTAAGCATGCAATTCAACCACGTTTTGAATACCGTCATGTGTCCGGCAGCAACGAAAGTGATACCCCTAACTATGACTACGTAGACCATTTGGGTAATGAAGATGAATTAACTGTTTCTCTTGTAAATATTCTTACAAGGAAACGTGCCATGGTTCTTTCAGGTGATGAGGAAAAAGGGATAGAGCCTTCTCTTCAAACATTATATAGTGAGCTACTTTGGTTCCGTTTACTGCAGTCCTATGATTTTGAAGAAGCTAAACGTGATGAAGGTACTCTAATTGAGGATGAATCATATGAGCGTCGACCTTGGAGTGATCTTGAAGGCGAGCTACGCTTTTATCCTTGGAGTCATGTGTGGTTTTCCTCCCGAACATTCTATTCATACTATGACAATCAGATAAATCGTCACGATCACACGTTAACTTTGGCTGCCCCAGAATATGGTAAGTTTTCAACAGGTGTTGATTTCAGGTATAACCTTGATAAGAATCTGGACTATGCCGGAACTGGATTAAGAAATCTTAATGTCTGGAAAAATAGACTTTCTGTAGATATGTTTAGGCCGCTCAGGCTTGAAGCATACTACGAATACGATTTTGAGAAAAAAGAAGCTTATGAACAAAGTTATTCTTTGATTTATGATCATCAATGTTTTAGGTTGATCTTCAAAGCAAAGTTTACACCGTTTGACGATAGCTATAATGTGTACCTTGAATTACCGGGACTCACTTTTTAA
- the rpsF gene encoding 30S ribosomal protein S6, protein MRKFETLLLLSPELASDAREELLSTLTGVIERVEGNVLEADHWGMRDLAYPVQKFMRGYYVRLEFEAPGTAVAELERIIRITDGIFKYVTVKLEEAK, encoded by the coding sequence ATGAGAAAATTCGAAACACTTTTGCTTCTCTCCCCAGAGTTAGCAAGTGATGCTCGCGAAGAACTGCTGAGCACTCTTACTGGTGTTATCGAGCGCGTTGAAGGCAACGTACTCGAAGCTGACCACTGGGGCATGCGTGACCTCGCATACCCGGTACAGAAATTTATGCGCGGCTACTACGTTCGTCTTGAGTTTGAAGCTCCTGGCACCGCTGTTGCCGAACTTGAACGTATCATCCGTATTACTGACGGTATCTTCAAGTACGTAACTGTTAAGCTTGAGGAGGCAAAATAA
- the rpsR gene encoding 30S ribosomal protein S18, with translation MAFKRRFTPRRKFCRFCADKDLPLNYKRPDILRDFITERGKIIARRITGTCAFHQRALTREIKRSRQMALLVFTSTHASEVKKKSTL, from the coding sequence ATGGCTTTTAAAAGACGTTTTACTCCACGCCGTAAATTCTGCCGCTTCTGTGCAGACAAAGATCTTCCGTTGAACTACAAGCGCCCGGACATCCTCCGTGACTTTATCACCGAACGTGGTAAAATTATCGCTCGTCGTATCACCGGCACTTGTGCTTTCCACCAGCGCGCTCTCACTCGTGAGATTAAACGCTCCCGTCAGATGGCACTTCTTGTATTCACTTCCACTCACGCAAGTGAAGTGAAAAAGAAAAGCACCTTATAG
- the rplI gene encoding 50S ribosomal protein L9, with protein sequence MKLILRADVENLGVLGDIVEVKAGYGRNYLVPQGLAMVATASNMKVFELDRKKLTDKMEAVRGAAQSLAEKLEAADVVIEVRVGENDKLYGSVTASNIADALAALDLEVDRRRILLDSPIRTLGEYTIRVRLHAGVIAEVKLTVKAEGRFIEEEAPVEAPVEENDAESTVESADESAE encoded by the coding sequence ATGAAACTTATTCTCCGCGCTGACGTTGAGAACCTTGGCGTTCTTGGCGATATTGTAGAAGTTAAAGCTGGCTATGGCCGTAACTACCTTGTACCACAGGGTCTTGCTATGGTTGCTACTGCATCTAACATGAAAGTTTTTGAGCTTGACCGTAAAAAGCTCACTGACAAAATGGAAGCAGTACGCGGCGCAGCTCAGTCTCTGGCAGAAAAGCTGGAAGCTGCTGACGTTGTCATCGAAGTTCGTGTTGGTGAAAACGACAAACTTTACGGTTCCGTTACTGCAAGCAACATCGCAGATGCACTTGCAGCACTCGACCTCGAAGTAGATCGTCGCCGTATCCTTCTTGACAGCCCAATCCGCACCCTTGGCGAATACACAATCCGTGTACGTCTCCACGCTGGTGTTATTGCTGAAGTTAAGCTCACAGTTAAAGCTGAAGGCCGCTTCATCGAAGAAGAAGCTCCAGTAGAAGCTCCTGTAGAAGAAAATGACGCAGAATCCACCGTGGAATCCGCAGACGAATCCGCAGAATAG